The Methanoculleus horonobensis genomic interval GATCCCGAAATGCTGTAGCATCAGCAAGTCGGGGTCTTTGTAGATATCCTCGAAGATGCGCATCAACGCTCCTTCGGGGATATTCTCGATGAGATATTGAATGGCCTGTTCCCGCTCTTCGTCACTGATGCGTGCCGACATTCTCTCTTCCTGCCCGAATAAACCGCACCAGTTCCTGCGCCTGCATTATCAGTGTCATAAAAGTTACAGCCAACAGAGCGTAGAAGATTGCCATGGCAATCGGTTCGTGCCACTCCCGTCCGATAAGCCAGACCAATGCAGCGGTGATAAAGAACCGGAAGCCCCACTCTGCAGGATAGAGAAGGTCTCGCCAGTTCTTTTGTTCACTCATGAAGATGTCCTCAGAAACCATTATTCAAGATAGGGCTATATAAACATGTATGGTTAAAAAGGCTCCCGTCTATTTGGTCTCAGTTATTTGTATCACGCTACTGCTGGCCTTCTGTCTTTCTGCTGGTTGTAACGATGTTTTAGAGAGGGTGACCATTGAAGCTGCCGCACCTACCACCGTACCGACAACGGCCAGCCCAACGCCGACCTTCGAGCAACCCACCCCTACCATAGCACCAGGATCATCAGGAGACACCATTCGGATCGGTGCATTCAACATCCAGGTATTCGGCACGTCGAAAGCCTCGAAGCCCGAAGTAATGGACGTCCTCGCCAAGGTCATCCGGACCTATGACGTCGTCGCCATTCAGGAGATCCGCGACAGTTCCGGCACCGCACTTCCCGCCTTGGTCGACGCCGCGAACGCCGACGGATCGCAGTACGCTTACGTGGTCGGGGAGCGGCTCGGTCGAACCTCCTCAAAGGAGCAGTACGCCTACATATACGATACCCGGACGATCTCCCTCTCCGACGCCCACACCTACCCGGAGCCGACCGGCACGGATCCCTTCCACCGTGAGCCTTACCTGGTGGTGATGGATGCCGGCGACTTCGATGCGGTCCTTGCCGTGATCCACACGGATCCGGACGAGGCCACCGACGAGATCAACGCCCTGAGCGATGTGATCGCCTACATGAGTGCCAAGTATCCCGGCGAGCAGCAGATCGTCGTCATGGGCGACTTCAACGCCGACGGGTCGTACTTCAACGAGGACGGCCCGTGCACCCTGAAGAACAGCGGGTTTACCTGGCTCATCGGCAACGGCGTGGACACTACGACCTCCGCGACGGACTGCACGTACGACCGGATCGTCATCACCGACGATACCGGGCAGTACTTCACCGGGGACGCTGGCGTGTACCGGTTTGATACCGTCTACGGCCTGACCCTCGAGGAGACGAAGGCCGTCTCCGACCACTATCCGGTATATGCCGTCTTCAGCACCGGAGGCGGACCGGGGCCGGTGATCATTACAGAGACCCCGACCCCGACCCCGACGACCGTCGCTCCGACGAAGACGCCCACGCCGCAGCCGACCACGAAGACCCCCACACCTACGCCAGAACCGAGCAGCGCTTCGGGGGTCTCCGTCACTGGGCTCTCGCTGTCGGACGAGTGGGTGAAGATCTCGAACGGCGGCTCGACATCGGTCTCGATGACCGGCTGGAAGGTTCAGGACGATGGGGCAAAACACACGTATACCTTCTCATCGTTCACGCTGGCGCCTGGGGCCACGGTGACGTTGCACACCGGCGACGGAACGAACTCTGCCACGGAGCTCTATTGGGGGAGCGGCAGCTCGATCTGGAACAATGATGGAGACACGGCATCCCTCTACGATGCGAGCGGAAAATTGGTCGATTCGATGAGTAAATGAGAAGACCTCGCCTGAACTGCCGTCAATCCTCCGAGGTGCTGCTGAAGGCCAGCGTGTGGGGGCCCCAGAGTAGATCGCCCGGGCCTGGGCCAGTGCGAAGGCCGCGGTCGCCCGTGCGCACTCCCGGGCGAACCGCAGCAGCACCCACACCTGCAGCACAGACGCCACGAACACGCCGGTCGTCAGCACGCAGTAGACCGCCAGGCCGAGCGGGTGAGGGTACATCCACGTAGCCAGCCAGACCACCACGGCACCGATGAAAAACCTGAGCACTCGCTCGCCCGGGTAGGGCAGGGTTCGCTAGGTAGCTAAATCGACCATAGGAGGCATTTCGACCTCCTGGATGAAAAAGAGCGTAGTTTAAGAGGAGGGGGATTACGCCGTCGCGCGCGGAGCGAACTTCTGCAAAAGGTGCTCCCACTACTCCGGCTCTTCCTCGCGAACCCGGGCGAGCGCCTCAAACACCTCTCGATCCTCGTCGAGGATCCGATCTAGGATCCCCTTTAACTTCGGGTTGAGGTCCGGAGGGGTCTTTTCCCCCTTCCTCTCAGATGGCATACTTTTATAGTGGGGTGGGAAGGGCAAAATTGTTCCGCCCCCCTCACTCCCCTCCCCACCCTGCCGTAAATTGTTTGATCTCTTGCCGGGCTTCCGCGGGCCATCCGAGACCCGCATAATGCCTAAGCATCGTCTTGATGTCATGTCCAAGGGAGAGGCTGATTGACCCCTCCCGGTGCGAATGGCTCGCTATCAACCAAGATGCCCACGTCTTCCTCGTCATTTTCGGGGCTATTCCATCACAGTTTGCGAGCTGCCCCTCTGCGACCGCCCTCCCCGCCGCCCGGGCGAGAGTCTCGGTCCAGGCCTGGCGGCTTATCGGCCGCAGGTCTTCGGGGTTCTGCCGGCGGTACGCGAGTAAAGTCTCAACGGCTTGAACCCCCGCGGTGCTCAGGAGCACCGTCCTCTCAGCCTGTTTCACGCGCCTTTTCAATACGCTTCCCCTAGGGAGATCAATGGCCCTTCGGCTCGGTTTGTACCAACTAGGGTGATCCAAGAACCTATCAAATTCGACTCCTCGCATCCCAGTATATAAAAGACCATCAAGGCGCAGTTGATCTTTAAACGAGAGATACGAACGGATTGCTCTGTACTCAGATGGGTAAAGGACCCTGGTCTCCTGTTTGATAATCGGATCTGGAAGCATTAGATAGTGATCGAAGCATGATCCGATAAACAATGTCTGTGGTTGTCATGCTATGATAAGATGACAGGGAGGTGAACAGAATGGAAACCCCCGAGGGGGGATCCGGGGTGTGGAGATCGGAGCAAGTGGGGTAGTTGCCTGTCATAATGCCTATCGTGACAGGTAGGGAAAAAGATGCATGTGCAGATTTTCTAGCAATCATCCTCCAGAGGCAGCATATATTCCCTCATTGGTTGACCCCCCAGCATCCAAAGAGGGGGAGGTCTGAGAATTAATGGTGCTCCCATCCTAACTCTGAGGGGGCCAGCCCATCACCACGGATGCCCTCTGCGCCGCCTGGCCCTATGGTTCTGTGCTCAAGTAACAAACCGTTACTGCGCACTCCCTGCCCACGGGTTGTCCTGCAACCCCTCCAGCGGGTGACCCGACCCCCTCTTGACCATCACATCTCAACCTCGCCCCACGCTGTGGGACCCTCCCCCTTTTGGATATCGTCACCGAGGGGTTGTAGAGTCTATAAGTATAAGTCTACTTATACAAAATACGCATATTAGACGCAGGAAAACCAGGTAGACAAAAAGAGTGAGTTGGAAAGTCGTGCCCGGCAACCCCCTGGATAGCCCCTGGATAAAAGAACGGTATGAGCGCCTCTACGGGACGTTCAGGAATTCACAGTTCACAACAAAGGATGCAGCCCGAGAACTGGGAGGAGAGGATGAACGGACCGTGAGGGTCTTCTTCTCTGAAATGAACCGGGCGGGGCTGATTGAGAAAGAGAAGGATCCTGAAGACAGACGGCGAGTCCGTTATCGGTTCCTTCCGGCAGCGGAGTCTCTCAACTACGAAGTATCACTCCCGGGCGGCCCTAGATGCCGGCGCATCAGGCCGCCTGCATCCACAGGCCGAACACCCGCCAGCGACCTTCTTGATAACTTCGATGAGTTCATTGATGCTCTCACCCATCAGGCCGAGATCTTTGACCTGATGGCTGCATTCCGGGTCAGGACACTCGAGGACCTTCACGACTTCTTCTTCCTTCTGACCCTCGGGAAGATCATGAACCTCGTCGAGGGTTCCGGCTACGAGGTGGATATCACCGCT includes:
- a CDS encoding lamin tail domain-containing protein, producing MVKKAPVYLVSVICITLLLAFCLSAGCNDVLERVTIEAAAPTTVPTTASPTPTFEQPTPTIAPGSSGDTIRIGAFNIQVFGTSKASKPEVMDVLAKVIRTYDVVAIQEIRDSSGTALPALVDAANADGSQYAYVVGERLGRTSSKEQYAYIYDTRTISLSDAHTYPEPTGTDPFHREPYLVVMDAGDFDAVLAVIHTDPDEATDEINALSDVIAYMSAKYPGEQQIVVMGDFNADGSYFNEDGPCTLKNSGFTWLIGNGVDTTTSATDCTYDRIVITDDTGQYFTGDAGVYRFDTVYGLTLEETKAVSDHYPVYAVFSTGGGPGPVIITETPTPTPTTVAPTKTPTPQPTTKTPTPTPEPSSASGVSVTGLSLSDEWVKISNGGSTSVSMTGWKVQDDGAKHTYTFSSFTLAPGATVTLHTGDGTNSATELYWGSGSSIWNNDGDTASLYDASGKLVDSMSK